From Hymenobacter sedentarius, a single genomic window includes:
- a CDS encoding CheR family methyltransferase yields MTPHPPLPADDEPTIAEVPQQDLPLEVPATPAQMRMAQRQNGSDDTFPLVALGGSAGSLKAFEQFFRHMRPDSGMAFVVITHLSPNQESEMAAVLQHFTSMPVQEATDGLKVQPNHVYVIPPNRDMSILHGTLLLFAPTQHESRRMPIDYFFQSMAKDARERAVCIICSGMGSDGTIGLKMVMENFGMVMVQSPETAEYDSMPRSAIATEFVDYVLPADQLPDKLLEYVAQPLLARPRREVAESNSKPAHALQKIFSLIRTQTGHDFSFYKRNTVFRRIERRMNSHQIREFTQYVRFLQENPAEVDALFKELLIGVTKFFRDQEAFDNLKARLMPLLRDKPVDSVIRVWAPGCSTGEEAYSLAMCLFECLEAIEENRYLKIQIFATDINKEGIDFARVGIYPDSIAADVSPERLNRFFTSLDGHYQIKKEVRDVVIFALHNLTKDAPFTKLDLLVCRNLLIYLSAELQKSILPVFHYALNPGGLLFLGPSENLNGFQDLFSPLDVKWKILRRLEGPSVLSRILGFPFSMTQQPATHAPATDSMLSNSIRKDGTFATLVQRVLLRQYTPPAVVINPVGEILYVNGRTGRYLEPAPGLSGMNIFEMAREELNYELSAAVHKAASSRQDVVAENVKVKTDLGVQLLRVTVKCLQEPDQLAGLLLVVFEEQPTPRKVRLGHAALGTELSRDAVVAQLEKELQYTKHRLQTTIEEMESSVEELKSTNEELQSANEELQSTNEEAMTNKEEMQSLNEELMTLNMQYLSKTEELSLAANDMKNLLDATEIATIFLDNDMVIKRFTPRVNRIISLMPSDVGRPITHFASTLRHENLAQDVKRVLDRLVSSETNIQTTTGEWYAMRILPYRTLDNYISGAVITFTDITGLKNLEAQLQESSRLAETVVETVREPLLVLDYQLRVLAMSQSFGEMFGLNTAGAKGRPLAELDNGTWQQPELRERLEAILKAPGTSFDDLRFRATFPNAGPRELLMYGRCIGGEQATSTKLLLGLRDVTAGVE; encoded by the coding sequence ATGACTCCTCACCCGCCGCTCCCCGCCGATGACGAACCGACCATCGCTGAAGTTCCCCAGCAGGACTTGCCGCTGGAGGTGCCCGCCACGCCGGCCCAAATGCGCATGGCCCAGCGCCAAAACGGCTCCGACGACACGTTTCCCCTGGTGGCCCTCGGCGGCTCGGCCGGCTCTCTGAAGGCCTTCGAGCAGTTTTTCCGGCACATGCGCCCCGACAGCGGCATGGCCTTCGTGGTAATTACCCACCTCTCGCCCAACCAGGAATCGGAAATGGCGGCGGTGCTGCAGCACTTCACCAGCATGCCGGTGCAGGAAGCCACCGACGGCCTGAAGGTGCAGCCCAACCACGTGTACGTGATTCCGCCGAACCGCGACATGAGCATCCTGCACGGCACGCTGCTGCTGTTTGCGCCCACGCAGCACGAGAGCCGCCGCATGCCCATCGACTACTTTTTCCAGAGCATGGCCAAGGACGCGCGCGAGCGTGCCGTGTGCATCATCTGCTCCGGCATGGGCTCCGATGGCACCATTGGGCTGAAAATGGTGATGGAGAACTTCGGCATGGTGATGGTGCAATCGCCCGAAACGGCCGAGTACGACTCGATGCCGCGCTCGGCCATCGCCACCGAGTTTGTGGACTACGTGCTGCCCGCCGACCAGCTCCCCGACAAGCTGCTCGAGTACGTGGCCCAGCCGCTGCTGGCCCGGCCCCGCCGCGAAGTGGCCGAGTCGAACTCCAAGCCGGCCCACGCGCTGCAAAAAATCTTTAGCCTCATCCGGACCCAGACCGGGCACGACTTCTCCTTCTACAAGCGCAACACCGTGTTCCGGCGCATCGAGCGCCGCATGAATTCCCACCAGATTCGGGAGTTTACGCAGTACGTGCGCTTTTTGCAGGAAAACCCCGCCGAGGTCGATGCCCTGTTCAAGGAGCTGCTGATTGGCGTGACCAAGTTTTTTCGCGACCAGGAAGCGTTCGACAACCTCAAAGCCCGGCTGATGCCCCTGCTGCGCGACAAGCCCGTGGATAGCGTGATTCGGGTGTGGGCGCCCGGCTGCTCCACCGGCGAAGAGGCCTACTCGCTGGCCATGTGCCTGTTCGAATGCCTCGAGGCGATAGAGGAAAACCGGTACCTGAAAATTCAGATTTTCGCCACCGACATCAACAAGGAAGGCATTGACTTTGCCCGCGTCGGAATCTACCCCGATTCCATTGCCGCCGACGTGAGCCCCGAGCGCCTCAACCGCTTTTTTACTTCCCTCGACGGCCACTACCAGATAAAGAAGGAAGTGCGCGACGTGGTGATTTTTGCCCTGCACAACCTCACCAAGGACGCCCCGTTTACCAAGCTCGACCTGCTGGTGTGCCGCAACCTGCTGATTTACTTATCGGCCGAGCTGCAAAAGAGCATTCTGCCCGTCTTTCACTACGCCCTCAACCCGGGCGGCCTCCTGTTTCTGGGCCCGAGCGAAAACCTCAACGGCTTTCAGGACCTGTTTAGCCCGCTCGACGTGAAATGGAAGATTCTGCGCCGCCTCGAAGGGCCGTCCGTGCTCAGCCGCATTTTAGGCTTCCCGTTCTCCATGACCCAGCAACCGGCCACCCACGCCCCCGCCACCGATTCTATGCTTTCGAATTCCATCCGCAAAGACGGGACCTTTGCCACGCTGGTGCAGCGGGTGCTGCTGCGCCAGTACACCCCGCCGGCCGTGGTGATAAACCCCGTCGGCGAAATCCTGTACGTGAACGGCCGCACCGGCCGCTACCTCGAGCCGGCCCCGGGCCTGAGCGGCATGAACATCTTTGAGATGGCCCGCGAGGAGCTGAACTACGAGTTGAGCGCGGCGGTGCACAAGGCGGCCTCGTCGCGGCAGGACGTGGTGGCCGAAAACGTGAAGGTGAAAACCGACCTGGGGGTGCAGCTGCTGCGCGTGACGGTGAAGTGCCTGCAAGAGCCCGACCAGCTGGCCGGCCTGCTGCTGGTGGTGTTTGAGGAGCAGCCCACGCCCCGCAAGGTGCGGCTGGGCCACGCCGCGCTGGGCACCGAGCTGAGCCGCGACGCCGTGGTGGCCCAGCTCGAAAAAGAGCTGCAGTACACCAAGCACCGCCTTCAAACCACCATTGAGGAGATGGAAAGCAGCGTGGAGGAGCTGAAAAGCACCAACGAAGAGCTGCAAAGCGCCAACGAGGAGCTGCAAAGCACCAACGAGGAGGCCATGACCAACAAGGAGGAGATGCAGAGCCTGAACGAAGAGCTGATGACCCTCAACATGCAGTACCTCAGCAAAACCGAGGAGCTGAGCCTGGCGGCCAACGACATGAAAAACCTGCTCGACGCCACCGAAATTGCCACCATCTTCCTCGACAACGACATGGTAATAAAGCGCTTTACGCCCCGCGTAAACCGCATTATCTCGCTGATGCCGAGCGACGTGGGCCGGCCCATCACGCACTTTGCCAGCACGCTGCGCCACGAAAACCTGGCCCAGGACGTGAAGCGGGTGCTCGACCGCCTGGTGAGCTCGGAAACCAACATCCAGACCACCACCGGCGAGTGGTACGCCATGCGCATCCTGCCCTACCGCACCCTCGACAACTACATCAGCGGCGCTGTCATCACCTTCACCGACATCACCGGCCTCAAAAACCTGGAAGCCCAGCTCCAGGAAAGCAGCCGCCTGGCCGAGACCGTGGTGGAAACCGTGCGCGAGCCCCTGCTCGTGCTCGACTACCAGCTGCGCGTGCTGGCCATGAGCCAGTCGTTTGGCGAGATGTTTGGCCTGAACACCGCCGGGGCCAAGGGCCGCCCCCTGGCCGAGCTCGACAACGGAACCTGGCAGCAGCCCGAGCTGCGCGAGCGCCTCGAGGCCATCCTCAAAGCCCCCGGCACCTCCTTCGACGACTTGCGTTTCAGGGCCACCTTCCCCAACGCCGGCCCCCGCGAGCTGCTGATGTACGGCCGCTGCATTGGCGGCGAGCAAGCCACCAGCACCAAGCTCCTGCTCGGGCTGCGCGACGTGACTGCGGGCGTAGAGTAG